AAACTGGACTTCAAAGTAGGGATGCATCGAtaccatttttatcatttttgattAATtagaagtagggctgcaactaattattattttagtaatcgtctactgatgatttttttttttgattagtcgacgattatttctgccatgtcctccatttCTAAAAACAATAGACACAGCTGAACATGAAATTTAAAAGACATtcaaatgtctagatgttgtttaaatgtggaaactactgatatttagtaagtaaatatgtaatctgttgtgtttgtgcacttttggagacacagtcTAAgtagagtgtaaactgtgtgagtgaaccatttacccatctcccattgcgcttctttccccagcactttgtgtaatgcactactgttacaaattatcgattagtcgacaattaaatctgtagtcgacaaatttaaataaatcaacattgtcgattatatcgactaatcgttgcagctctacTTGACTGACAAAGTTGTCTGTTTGTTAGCGCAGCAATGTGCACTAGGTATCAGATGTTGGTATTGTGGCCTTATTGGCGAGTATGAGTATTTTATAGTGGTATCGGCCTGATACAGATACCAGTATCGGTATTCATGCATCCCTATTTCAAAGTGTCTTTTTTCACTTGATGATGATTAATTTACACTTGCAAATAACTGGACATCATCCATTTTTATATAGGTCATGACTTTCCTGTAGTGTGTGCTCAGCAACGTTAGGTGTACtttaattttcaatttaattttagTGTGCACCAGGCTTAAGTAGTTTAGTTTCTTCACTGAACTACTCCTTTAAATCAGAAAACAGTTTGTGAACACACTGTTAACAATTAATATTCAGATGAGTAAGAATACTTAAATAGCCTCTAGCAATCCTATACTTCACTTTCAGTTTGCCTGAAATGCCCACACCCTAATGGAATTGATGGAATTCAATTCATGAGACAAACACTTAATGACAAgactaaatcacattttttcatgctCCTTTAAGGCTAGAGAAGACGTACAAAAGCAATGTAGGGCAACACAAACAGATCACGGTGCAAAAAGCTATTAGTTCACAGTAACATTCACATAAAGGCCTGCGTTGTTACCATTTTGAGACTAGCAAATCCAATGAGAATTTAACTATTCAGTCCTGTCCTTTCTGCTGCAAAGGATGAAGTCTGAGGCGCCTGCCGTTTCCTCGGCGTGGGTTCATTTGTGCGAGTCTTGTAATGGAGCTGCTCATGCCTCTTTAAGTGTCCAGTTCTGCTGAAGCTCTTGTCGCAGTGTGAGCAGCTGTAGAGCCGCTCTCCTGTGTGAGTTAGCTGATGGAGTTTGAGGCTGCTGGCCACTGTAAACCTTCGACCACACTCGCCACAGCTGTACGGCTTCTCGCCCGTGTGCATGCGCTTGTGGATGGTGAGGTGGCCGGTCTGGCTGAAGGTTTTGCCACATAGATCACAGCTGTACGGCCGTTCCCCCGTGTGGATCCGGTAGTGCGTTTTGAGGTCGCCCATGCCGTTAAACCGCTTCCCACACTGGCCGCAGCAGTATGGCTTCTCCCCAGTGTGAATACGGATATGGATCCGTAAGTTGCCGGCGTTTGTGAAGGTTTTGGCACACACGCTGCACGTGTAAGGCCGCTCCCCTGTATGAGTTCGCAAATGAACTTTAAGCTGGTTGTGCTCCTTGAAGCGTTTGCCGCAGTGTGGGCAGcagtacggtttctctccggtgtgcaCTCTCTTGTGAATGCGAAGCTGACCCTGATGAGCATAACTCTTTCCACACAAGTTGCAGGCGAACGGCCTTTCTCCAGTGTGAGTGCGCTTGTGGTTCCTCAGCAGGTCGGCACGACTGAAGTCTTTACCACAAAAGTTGCAGCTATGAGCCTTCTCCGTGCTGTGAGTCTTCATGTGGATGTTAAGCGAGGATGTGCGGGTGAAGCTTTTGCCACAAATGCTGCACGGGAAGTTCTTACCTTGTGCTCCTTCTTCTGAGTTGGAATTTTCGCTAATCAATTCAACATCCTCCTCCAACTCTACAGCCACCTCAACATCTGAATGGTCCTCTATTACTGCACAATCAGACGGACCATCAATATTCATGTATGATGCATGACCTACATGACCTGCGTCAACCACTTCAGCAACTTCATCCTCATCACTTAAAGGGCTCTGCAAGTGCTTATCAGACACCACCGTCACCCTGACCTCACCATCATCGACTTTGCAGCGGTCTAGCGGAAGCACAGTCCGATCATAACTTTCAGAGCCTATAAAGTTCTCCACGGGATATTCTACTTTAATTTGCTTAGTCGTGAAATTAACAGGCGCCTGCATATTCGAGAGATTGATGACAGAGCCATCTTTATAGTCAGGGTCAGTCTTTACATAAGTCAATGGGGTACTTGATGTAGCCTTATCTATCTGAAGCGTTAGACCACTGCTCTCTGGAGGTTGAGAACTTGATTTCATTAACCTGGACTTTGAATCACTGCTGATCCTCGTCTGAGTTTCACTCTGCTTTCTAGGGTCTGGGCGTTTTCTTTGACTCCTCGATGTGGATGCACTGGATGAAGTATGAAGAGAGGTCTGTCTCGATAGGTCCAAACCAGCAACAGCAACATCGTCATTCtctgaaatacaaataaaatcttTGTTTTAGTTTCAGAGCTAAAGCAATG
This genomic interval from Astyanax mexicanus isolate ESR-SI-001 chromosome 1, AstMex3_surface, whole genome shotgun sequence contains the following:
- the LOC103026125 gene encoding zinc finger protein 239; protein product: MARSTNLKAFLESSLNEIFRATVGNILDSVDETLSEYQGEIRRIVSENEDLKKRLLVQEATKGFVKTENDDVAVAGLDLSRQTSLHTSSSASTSRSQRKRPDPRKQSETQTRISSDSKSRLMKSSSQPPESSGLTLQIDKATSSTPLTYVKTDPDYKDGSVINLSNMQAPVNFTTKQIKVEYPVENFIGSESYDRTVLPLDRCKVDDGEVRVTVVSDKHLQSPLSDEDEVAEVVDAGHVGHASYMNIDGPSDCAVIEDHSDVEVAVELEEDVELISENSNSEEGAQGKNFPCSICGKSFTRTSSLNIHMKTHSTEKAHSCNFCGKDFSRADLLRNHKRTHTGERPFACNLCGKSYAHQGQLRIHKRVHTGEKPYCCPHCGKRFKEHNQLKVHLRTHTGERPYTCSVCAKTFTNAGNLRIHIRIHTGEKPYCCGQCGKRFNGMGDLKTHYRIHTGERPYSCDLCGKTFSQTGHLTIHKRMHTGEKPYSCGECGRRFTVASSLKLHQLTHTGERLYSCSHCDKSFSRTGHLKRHEQLHYKTRTNEPTPRKRQAPQTSSFAAERTGLNS